From a region of the Lactuca sativa cultivar Salinas chromosome 4, Lsat_Salinas_v11, whole genome shotgun sequence genome:
- the LOC111917817 gene encoding uncharacterized protein LOC111917817 yields the protein MDNGKNMKKSSSSSSRISVEQFVSKMNPLIDMEKEAEISASMSSGANRTLDSASKKGSTLLNLKCVDVQSGLMGKTLIELQSNKGDVLPAHKFGTHDVVVMKPNKADLSSPALGQGVVYRLKDSSITIAFDDIPEEGLNSPLRIEKVANEVTYSRMKDTLVQLSKGVQKGPASDLVPVLFGEKTPSVVKKDVSFTPFNKNLDHSQKDAIKKALSSKDIFLLHGPPGTGKTTTVVEIILQEVKRGSKILACAASNIAVDNIVERLVPHKVKLVRVGHPARLLPQVLDSALDAQVLRGDNSSLANDIRKEMKALNSKLLKTKDKNTKREIRKELRILSKEERKRQQLAVTDVIKNSSVVLATLTGSSSRKLDGISFDLVIIDEAAQALEIACWISLLKGSRCILSGDHLQLPPTIQSIEAEKKGLGKTLFERIADLYGDDVMSMLTVQYRMHELIMTWSSKELYNNKIKAHGSVAGHTLHELEGVEKSSSSTEPTLLLIDIAGCDMEEKKDEEESTLNEGEAEIAIAHARRLIQSGVRASDIGIITPYSAQVVLLRVLRTKDDKLKELEISTVDGFQGREKEAIIISMVRSNSKKEVGFLSDRRRMNVAVTRARRQCCVICDTETVSSDTFLKGLIEYFEENGEYLSGSDYGN from the exons ATGGACAACGGAAAGAACATGAAAAAATCATCGTCTTCTTCGAGCAGAATATCTGTCGAACAATTCGTCTCGAAAATGAACCCCCTTATCGACATGGAAAAG gAAGCCGAGATTTCTGCATCAATGAGCTCTGGTGCTAATAGAACTTTGGACTCTGCATCAAAGAAAGGATCTACCCTTCTTAATTTGAAATGCGTTGATGTTCAG AGTGGGTTGATGGGCAAAACTCTTATTGAACTTCAATCAAACAAGGGAGATGTGCTTCCAGCTCACAAG TTTGGGACACATGATGTTGTTGTTATGAAACCAAACAAAGCTGATTTAAGTTCCCCTGCCCTTGGACAAGGTGTTGTATATAGACTAAAGGATTCATCAATCACCATTGCTTTTGATGATATTCCAGAAGAGGGTTTAAACAGTCCTTTACGCATTGAAAAAGTAGCTAATGAG GTGACATATAGCAGAATGAAGGACACATTGGTCCAACTAAGTAAAGGTGTCCAAAAGGGTCCCGCTTCAGATTTAGTTCCTGTATTATTTGGAGAGAAAACTCCATCAGTAGTGAAAAAAGATGTCTCCTTCACTCCATTCAATAAAAACCTTGATCACTCTCAG AAAGATGCTATTAAAAAGGCGCTATCATCAAAAGACATTTTTTTGCTTCATGGGCCTCCTGGAACTGGAAAGACAACAACTGTTGTGGAAATCATATTACAAGAAGTCAAACGTGGGTCAAAGATTCTTGCTTGTGCTGCTTCTAATATTGCTGTTGACAACATTGTTGAACGCCTTGTTCCTCACAA AGTAAAGTTAGTGAGAGTGGGTCATCCTGCAAGGTTACTACCTCAAGTTTTAGATAGTGCTCTTGATGCACAG GTGTTACGTGGGGATAACAGTTCTCTAGCCAATGACATCCGAAAAGAAATGAAGGCATTAAATAGTAAATTATTGAAAACTAAAGATAAAAACACAAAGAGAGAAATCCGTAAAGAGCTTAGGATTCTTTCAAAAGAAGAACGCAAAAGGCAACAACTTGCTGTGACAGATGTAATTAAAAATTCATCTGTCGTTTTAGCAACTCTCACAGGTTCATCATCACGCAAATTAGATGGAATTTCATTTGATTTAGTTATTATTGATGAAGCTGCTCAAGCCCTAGAAATTGCTTGTTGGATTTCTCTCCTCAAA ggTTCAAGGTGTATACTTTCAGGGGATCATTTACAACTTCCTCCAACAATTCAAAGTATTGAAGCTGAAAAAAAGGGATTAGGAAAAACTCTTTTTGAACGCATTGCAGATTTATATGGAGATGATGTCATGTCTATGCTGACTGTGCAATATCGTATGCATGAACTTATAATGACTTGGTCTTCTAAAGAGCTTTACAACAATAAA ATTAAAGCTCATGGAAGTGTTGCTGGACATACCCTACATGAGCTTGAAGGTGTTGAGAAGTCTTCTTCTTCTACAGAACCTACTCTTCTTCTCATAGACATTGCAGG gtGTGATATGGAGGAAAAGAAGGATGAAGAAGAAAGCACATTGAATGAAGGTGAAGCTGAGATTGCTATAGCACATGCAAGAAGGTTGATTCAAAGTGGCGTACGTGCTTCTGATATTGGAATCATTACCCCTTACTCAGCACAG GTTGTGTTGCTAAGAGTGTTGAGAACAAAGGATGACAAGTTAAAAGAATTGGAAATTTCAACGGTCGATGGCTTTCAAGGGAGAGAAAAAGAAGCGATTATTATTTCCATGGTCAGGTCAAATTCAAAGAAAgag GTGGGGTTTTTGAGTGATCGTAGACGGATGAATGTTGCTGTGACACGTGCAAGGAGACAGTGTTGTGTTATATGTGACACTGAGACTGTGAGTAGTGACACATTTTTAAAAGGTttgattgagtattttgaggagaatGGTGAGTATTTGAGTGGTTCGGACTATGGGAATTAA